In Oncorhynchus masou masou isolate Uvic2021 chromosome 31, UVic_Omas_1.1, whole genome shotgun sequence, the sequence aaaaAATATCGACAGACCTGCGAGTCAATGCGTAAGTACCAATGGCAACGAAGCCATTCCTGATCTCAGAACGGAACACAAACGTGCTACaggtgatacagtaggagatatgAGCATTGGAATCGGACATATAAGTTCCATAAACAACTTCTAAAAACGTTTCCATAGAAACTTGACATGGAGTATTAGAGGTTGAAGTCTTTACACCGTGTAGAGAAGAGCACAAAATATTTCACCACTTCACTACTCCGGACCATGAAACAGCGCCTAATGTGAGCGCAAGGGGGGTGAAACAAGACCAACCACCGATGAAGCCCGCAGCATCGCGCGCTGTCAGAAAATCACACGGAGGAAAGTTCCAAGCCTGTTACCCTTTTGTCTTTCGCACCGCGTAAGTGAACCAAGAAACAGCTACGTAAATGTTCAAGGATAGTATTATGTGTAGTGCTGAGATTTCTGTATAAGAGAGCAGAgacaagagaggagaagaaaacaACACTGCCGTTTTGTATTGACAACAACAATAGCAGATCATCATGGATACAGGGGGGTCCTCCGGGCTGGCCAAATCAGCCGCTGTAAAACTGTCCGAGATGGGAGAAAAAACCAAACAGTTTGGCAACAAAATGAAAGCCCCCGACCACCAAAGACGGATTATTTTAGTCATTGTCTGCGTGGCTCTTCTTCTAGACAATATGCTCTATATGGTTATAGTCCCGATTATTCCCGACTACCTTGCTGATTTAGAGCTTGAGCAAGCAGAGCACGTCCACCTAGTTATACATCAGAATTATTCAATCAACACCACAATGAGCTCAGCCCAAGCTAAAAACAACAGGGACAATTTAGATGTTCAAATAGGAGTACTTTTTGCATCGAAAGCTATCCTGCAGCTTTTAGTCAACCCGTTGTCAGGAACGTTCATAGATCGTGTTGGATACGACATCCCCCTCCTCATCGGACTGACCGTCATGTTCTTCTCTACGTGTATATTTGCTTTTGCTGAGAACTACGCGACGCTGTTTTTCGCCCGCAGTTTACAAGGTCTGGGCTCAGCTTTCGCGGACACCTCAGGAATTGCCATGATAGCAGATAAATACACCGAAGAATCGGAGAGAACTAAAGCCCTCGGTATCGCCCTGGCGTTCATCTCTTTTGGGAGCCTGGTAGCGCCACCCTTTGGGGGTATCCTGTACGAGTTTGCAGGCAAAAGAGTACCGTTTATCGTTCTCGCCGTGGTTTGCCTTATAGACGGGATTCTGCTCTTGACAGTGATCAAGCCGTTCTCGAACAGGACTAGAGACAATATGCCGGTGGGCACCCCCATCTACAAACTAATGGTTGACCCCTACATAGCTGTTGTGGCAGGTGCcctgacagtgtgtaatatcccGCTTGCCTTTCTGGAGCCCACCATAGCCAACTGGATGGAGAGCACCATGCATTCAACTAAGTGGGAAATGGGATTATGTTGGCTGCCTGCTTTCTTCCCACATGTTCTGGGTGTCTACATGACCGTCAAACTGGCTGCTAAGTACCCCAACCTGCAGTGGTTCTATGGAGCCTTAGGTATGGTCATTATCGGGGCCAGCTCGTGCACCATTCCAGCATGCAAAACATTCGGCCAGTTAATCGCCCCGTTGTGCGGCATATGTTTCGGCATCGCTCTCGTGGACACCGCCCTGTTGCCAACTCTTGCCTTTCTGGTCGACGTGCGTCACGTGTCCGTGTACGGCAGCGTCTACGCTTTAGCTGATATCTCCTATTCTGTCGCCTATGCCATGGGTCCTATCGTGGCGGGAAATATAGTGCACAACTATGGGTTTGTTCAACTCAACCTGGGCATGGGCCTCGTCAACGTCCTGTACGCTCCGGCCCTTCTGTTCCTCCGCAACGTGTGCCAAATGAAACCGTCCTACTCTGAGAGAGATAACCTGTTGGTGGACGATGATGAACCCGAGGGTCTGTTTGATACCATGAAAATGGAAGAGCGGAGAGGCAAGAAGAAGGGCTATAGTTCAGCAGGGGACTGCTTGCCTGTGGTGGTGGATGAGAATGGAGGGTTCGACCCGTTTAGAGCACAAACACACGCCTCTGTAGATGAATTCTCTGGTCCAGAGTACAGTTAGAATATTCAGACTACATCTAGAATACTGTAGCAATACTTAGAACGTCCCCGAATCCATTACCGAGAGTTCGAGAATTTGTACACATTCCGTTCGGATTTAAGTACCTGCCAAAAGAGTGGGGTAGACAGTCACTTCACTCTGTAATGTAGGGCTACTGATGCTGTACAATATACACATACCAAATCACCTCATGATGGTGTGACCCGTTTCCAAAGGGGATTTTATTTTGACTGTAATGTCATGGTCTTTGAACACGTCTTCTATGTATGTAATATGTTTCTTCTGGCCGTCTAATCTGAAAGGTCTAATACAATTCACTGTGTGCGCATAACTACTGTAGAGTATTGTAAAAAGGTAAATAGATAAATGTATGTAAAATGTTATATTGATATGATAAATACACGACCAACTATCAACGCATCACAAAAAATAACTCGTTTTTAGGTTTGTCAACCTATGATTGCATTTATAATTTCGTTGACATGTTGACAATCattttcatttacatttttgtaattGGGGTTTTTCTTTTCCATATCTAAACGTATTCGAAACGTAATTGTGACATCTGTATTTTTCATTAACGTTGTGTTTTCCTGAAAATGTATTATATTGGAATGCGTTTTGTACATATGTGAATATTTACATAGTAAATTATTAAATTGTATGTGTGCCTATGCATATTTGAGCGTATGCGTGATGTATGCGTGTATTGTCAAAGCATAAGTATCCGTAATAACTTCCTATATCCTGAGTAGACATATTAACATATGTTAATTTATCGACTATAGTTATAATAAATTGTATTTAAATATGaacgtgttttgtgtgtgtcataATTATTTATAGTGAGATGATTAAACCATATTTTAATCAAACGAAGGTCATAATATTACCAAATAAACAAGTTGATATGAATCCTTATGTAAACTTGCAATCCCCATGTTGAATAGAAGAgatccactgggcacagacgtcagttcaacgtctacttttgatttacatttggttgagttgtcaaatAATGTGAATTCGACGTGAAATCAAAAGCAAAGTTCACCGTGTCGTTGGATTGAAGGTTAAAAAGTtgagtaaaaaaaagaagaagacgAAATTCCTTTACATTCAAGAGCTTTTTCAAATCCAGTCAGCTACAAACATTATTGGCACAATATGGCACAATATCTGTGAGTAATTTGGACTTTCGAGTAAACGCTTTGTAGTCAGAGATGTGTGAGAAAATGACAGTTACAGGGGTGGATTGTTATTCAACCCATACTGTAAAGGTAATCAACGAATAGTTTTGAAGTACGGGTTTTGAATATGATATTTCAACCAACTAATCGTTTCACTGTGGATTTGTATTGATTACATAATGTTGTTCAGTGCAATTACGCACGAGAGCCAGAGAGCGAGAGTGCGTGtgttgtgggtgtgtgagtgagaggggagaaagagcgaGCAGCGAGAGTATGCGAATCACATTCTTATTATTTAGGAATGATGTAGCTCATATATCGTAATGTAAATGTTTACTTGGTTGTGCGTAAAGATATAGTGCAACAAGCTCGCTCTCAGCACTGTCCATTGTTCTGAAAGTTGACATTGTTGCTCTGTGAAAACGCTTCGCAGCTGACGCCTACATGGAGAACGGTTCTAACAATATTGTTCACTCAACAACCAAGTATAGGTAGTGAAGTTATTCCTTGATTTTCAGCTCTCAAACTCGGAAAGCCACCTTATTTCCTAGATCCGACATACTCGATTAAGTCCTACCGGCTACCCTGCCAGTAAGAACTACTATTTCAAGATCATTTTCCTACTTTGTCAGAGGTGGTCAGGGGGGATGCAAGGCAAGCTGTCAAATAATATGTTCCACAAATAGATTTCGATGGGAGGAGTTTGCTGCCTGTGGGGGTaagtacccactgggcacaaactggttgaataaacgttgtttccacgtcatttcaatgaaatcacgttgaatcaacgtggaatagacgttgaattgacgtctgtgcccagtgggtagagaCAAACCCCACCTAGAGCATCTTTACTAAGCAAGTGCCCTCTAAAAGTCAAAGCCTTGCAATGGGTCTGAAGTAGGCGTGGATATcttggagactgagacagagaggtgaaagAACATTCCTTCGTGTCAAAGGAGTTCTATGAACACGGATCCGGAACACTGTCATCTAGTTGCAAACATTTTTGACCTCTTCAGGAGAAAAGGGTTGCTCAGGTAAGCGGAAATCGTTTTCCTTATCCTCATTATTCACAAATATGGCTAGTTCAGCAAGTTAACTGATGCATGAAGTGCTTTGTTTGGATGACTTGGAAGGAGACAGCTCGTCGATTAATACTTGTGGAAAGATTGTGTTGGTGGTTATATGTAGCCTGTGTTTATACAATAATGTATTATATTTAACAGAGATTCATATTGGCCCTAAGGATTTTAGTTTTTAAATCTCACTGATAATTACAACTTCACAGTTACAGTTCTAAAATATAGTCTAATCATTTCCACCGTAATCCCCATTTTTTTCTTCCTTTTGAATGATTTGGATGTACTGGGTTCGTGCAAGAGGTTGAACTTCAACCAACTCTTGAGGGTTTTCAAATTACTTTCACCTGACTGATCCAGACCAGGCAACAGCATGCCTATCGCGGAGAGAGAGCCGCCGAAAGGCCGCAGGGAAAGCTACGTAAGAAACGCTTTTCGTTACATTTGATTTGGTTTCATACTGAGTGTAATGAAGGATAGTCCTTGCTATTTTACCATCAGTTATTCCTTAGTATCCTTTATCTCTGCCGGTATATTAAAATGAAGGCTTTATCTGCTTATAAGGTCAGAGACAAATATGTTATTCAGGTGGGTTGCAAAAGCAATAGCTTAATCGATATTcatttattgatttattgattaGAATCCAGCATGTAGAATCACGGTGCTTTGATTTACTTCATTATTGTCATACTGTTGCTGTTTTGTAACATGGTTATTTGTGACTGGCAACATAACATTGCTGAAAGGCTATTTTAGGGAATTCGTTTTGTATAGTAATTGTATAGTCTACAAAATTATGTATTTATTGTTACAAATTTGGCTTGCTCTTttttttatattatattttttttatacatttagcGAGAGGGGATTTTCATAAGTGGATTACAGAACTAACGCACTGACTTTATCTTTGGAAAAAGTATGGAGCAACAAACAACCTCGTCAACCACTGCTAGTGTAACACATACAGGCGCTGTCCGTGGCGCTGAAAAGAGGATGGTTTTGAAACGCGAATATTTCTGTGTCCTCATGCTGACCGCTAGGGGCAAAAACTAGAGAATTGACAGGCTGGAAGTACTACACTTGTATTATCCCAAACGGAAACTATCAAAAAAAGTGATGCAGAATAAAATTAGACCATGTCACACTACCTACCAAAAGGAAATAGTTGTAAACCGTGATAGGCCTACAATGCACTCAAATTACTTTTCAAATTCTAAACCTATTACATGTAAAGGCCAATTTATCCAGGCTATTTTGTAGGAAGATACCAACTAAATCACCAAAGAAGATTCAGTCCCCGTGCataattgtaataataataattatagcaACAGAGATACACATTCTGCGAATTGTGAGTAATCCCGCGGTGAAGTAATCCGAGAAGTCAAAAGGTTCTCAACAATGAACTTTTCCGTTGCCCGAGCAGTTTAGCAGCTACCAGAAAGTACACAGCAACATTGGTTTAGGTTATGATGAATATGAACGAAGCAGGTGCCCGCGGAGTGAAACTTCAGTTGCCCACTGGGGATCAATTAAGTAAGCCTAAATTCAATTGAATTCAGAACGATACGATTGTAATGTATCTCCCCGAGAGTGGCCATTTTCTTGGAGCAAATTCCAAGTTATAACATTACCAACCTATGCGTTCAATCATACCTGATTCACATTTGATGTAGGTAACCCACTCTCACAAGTTACATTGACCACAATGACAGACGGATTCCAACATATCGGACCCAACGAACAAATAATTAATCAACACACTAACTCCGTAAAcatttaatttgcattttattcaATATAAAATAACCTTAGCTGTTTTGATCAAAGGCATAATTTTCGTTTCCCACAGGACGCTGTAAAATTCATTCTCGACATGGCTTCAAGCGGTTTGAATGAATATTCTACTCAGGTTCTAAGAATGCAAGCTTTAAAGATAAACTTCAGGAAGCAAATAAGAGCTGTAATGCTCAGACTAATGAATAAATGCCTACAGACAGGACAACAGCTTCCTTACACTGATGAACACATGTTGTCCTtctgatgtaaaaaagggctttatgaataaATTGGATAGATTGATTAATTGCTTgatagatgagagagaagagagagagagagagagagagagagagagtgagagagtgattgATTGATCTCCACAACACTAGGTCCTGCCCAGAGTGCCTGTCCCACCCTTGAAGCAGACCCTGGACATGTACCTGACCAGTATTAAACACCTGGTGAAGGAGGAACAGTACCAGAAGACTAAATCCATTGTGGAGAAGTTTGGAGAACCAGGAGGCACTGGAGAGCTGCTGCAGGAGAAGCTACTGGAGAAGAGCATCAACACACACAACTGGGTAAACTCCCTCCCTCGCTCAGACAAActggcatcccaaatggcatcctattgcctagatagtgcactacatttaaccagagtcCATAGGGGTGTGGTCAGAGCTAGTGTGCACTAAAGGGAATAAGTTGGTGTTTGGGAGGCAGACAAGACCCTCTAGCAACTCTAAACATTCAAATCCATGGGTTTTCTGTTAGCAGTATTGGAGTAATGAGCGATCTATTGTCTCTCCATGCTAGGTTTGTACTGTATTGAAAACAGAAGCCAGATCTGGTGTGGGGTGGGAATATTCAGATCTGGTGTGGAGTGGAATGCACTTTACCCTTTTGCTCCCAGATGTGTAAAGCACGCAAAGGCAGTCTACCATCGATCTAGTGTATACTTCAACTGTTACGTGGAGTGAAAAAGGGGAACACAATtgcagactcagacgaggagactgggatgaagtaactaaggtatttattgaaacagaAGGGGGAGATGGAGTGCAGGTCAGAGGAAGCTTGGGCGGGTTACTGGAAACCAGGTGCGGAGGTTGAGtttggagcgagaggggttgagagagggtaagcaggtccggaggctgaggctggagcgagaggggttgagacagggtaagcaggtgcggaggctgaggctggagcgagaggggttggcacagggtaagcaggttcggaggctgaggctggagcgagaggggttgagacagggtaagcaggtccggaggctgaggctggagcgagaggggttgagacagggtaagtaggtccggaggggaatccaagggagtagtagagtggggaatccaggacagagtagcaggatgacgagacgtgggactggagacagggaccagagtcagagcgggcAGAACTGTAGCGGAGAGGAAAACAGCGTCAGGAAAGGAAAACAGGCACGACAGGACAACAGGATCTGAATAGTAACTAACGGCTAGAAACGTAGACCTATTATTTGGGTGTGAAGTATAGAAATCCTGTAAGAGGGACGGGTCCAGAATGTGATGTCAGGGCACCCAGCAGTGTCCCTTAGGCCTGTATCCCTctcagtccaccaggtactgccaTCCACGACCCTGATGGTGCATGTCTCGAAGCTGCTGGACGGCAGGATGGTCATCAATGAGCCGAGGGGGTGGAGGAGCTGtgcaggaggagacaggggactgGAGCAGGCAGGTTTAGTCAGGGATACATGGAAGGTAGGATGGATCCTGAGAGAGGCTGGGAGTTTCAGGCTCACCGCAGAGGGGTTAATGACACGGTCAATTTCAAAGGGACCAATGAATCGGGGGGAAAGTTTCTTCAATGCCACCTTCAATGGCTGGTCCTTCGATGAGAGCCATACCTTTTGACCTGGGGTTTAGACTGGAGCGGAGGCCCGGCCACGGTTGGCTTGGGACTGGGTCAAGTCGGAGGCAAGAAGGGCAGCCTGGGCCTATCTCCAGGTACAGTGACAACGGCGCAGATGGTCCTGGACAGAGGGAACTGCAACCTCAACCTCTTGAGCAGGGAACAAGGGAAGTTGGTAAACCAGAGCACACTCAAAGGGTGACATACCCGATGAGGAGTTGGTGAGGGTGTTGTGAGCATATTCAACCCAGGGTAGCTGAGCTCTCCAGGGGGAAGGGTTAGCAGAAGTCATGCAGCATAGGGCAGTCTCCATCTCTTGGTTGGTCTGTTCAGTCTGGCCATTGGTCTGGGGGTGATATCCAGAAGAAAGCCTGACATTTATACCAAGAGTTCAACAGAAGGATCTCCATACCTGGGATGTAAACTGGGGTCCCTTGAAGTAAGACATTTTGGAAAATCTGTCAATAATGGTGAGGATTACGGAGTTACCATTAGATGGGGGAAGGCCAGTGAAAAAGTCCAGAGGGATGTGTGACAAGGGGTGACTGGGTATGGGAATAGGGTGGAGCAGACCGGAAGTGGGTTTTAGTGGATGTTTTGTTCCGGGCACAAACTGAACAGGCCGAGACAAAATccaggacatctctctctccatggtgggccaccaaaaGCACTGATGCAAAAAAGGTAAGGGTGACAGGTGAGGTGGGTAGAATGGCCCCACTGAAGAACAGAGCATTACACAATCTGGAACAAACAAAGCATTACAAGGACCATCAGCCGGCTGGTTTTGTTGAGCCTGGTGGATACGGGGCTCAATCTCCTAAGTGACGGCGGCAACCTTGCAGGTGGATGGCACAATGGCTTCTGGCTTGGTAGCCGTGTTGTCGGTGGTGAACTGGCGAGAGAGGGCATCAGGCATTAGTATTCTTCGAATCGGGGTGATAAGTGAGTGTGAAATTGAATCTACCTAAGGACAAGACCCACCTGACTTGTCGGGATTTCAGACGTTTGGCGGTCTGCATGTAGGACAGGTTGTTATGGTCAGTCCACACGATGAAGGGGGTTACAAAGCCCTCCAGCCAGTGACGCCATTCCTCCAGAGACATCTTATCGACATGAGTTCCCGGTTTCCAATGTCAAAATTCCCCTGCAGGTGAGAGCTTACGGGAAAAGAATGCACATGGGTGGACCTTCTGATCAGAGGGCAACGTTGAGACAGAACAGCACCTATCCCAGTGTCAGAGGAGTCCACCTCCACGATGAACTGGAGTCCTGGGTCTGGCTGAGTGAGGACCGACGCGGAGGTGAAGCGACACTTGATTTCCAGGAATGCTGTCTCAGGAGTCCAGTGGAAcggagtggaggtggtggtgagagGTGCTGCCAGACGGCTGTAGTTGTGGGTTGAAACGTCTGTAAAATGTGCAAACCCCAGGAAAAGCTGTAGCTGGTTCAGGTTGGAGGGCGCAGGCCACTCTGTGACCGTGGTGAGGTCCATGCATAACTGTCCCTGTGCAGTAATATAACCCAGGAAAAGCTGTAGCTGGTTCAGGTTGGAGGGCGCAGGCCACTCTGTGACCGTGGTGAGGTCCATGCATAACTGTCGCTGTGCAGTGATATAACCCAGGAAAGACTCTAGCAGCATGGAACTCATATTTTTCAGCTTTAACTTGTTGattgtagggggcagtattttgatgtttggatgaaaaacgtacccaaatgaaactgcctatttctcaggcccagaatctagaatatgcatataattgtcggattaggatagaaaacactccaaagtttcctaaactgtcaaaatattgtctgtgagtataacagaactgaaattgCAGGCGAAAActtgaggaaaatccaaccaggttgtgctgtttttcctgaaagctccctgttccattgcatgccttccctccatttaaagggatatcaaccagattccttttcccatggcttccacatggtgtgaacagtctttagacatagttttattctgaaaaatgagcgagaaagatcccATCgagtcagtggatggctgggtgccagcagcgttttgcatgcgccaacagagtggagcagacattttctctctctcttttattgaAGAAGGtacagtccggttgaaatattattgatcatttattgtaaaaacaacctgaggattgattataaaaacgtttgacgtgtttctacgaactttacggatactatttggaattttcatctgcctggttgtgaccgctcgagcctgtggatttctgacataacgcaccaaccaaatggaggtatttggatataaacaataatctttatggaacaaaaggaacatttattgtgtaactgggagtctcgtgagtgcaaacatccgaagatcatcaaaggtaaacgattcattttattgcttttctgactttcgttaccaatctactttgctgctagctgtttgtaatgttttatcTGCTGAGAGaaatgtccttacataaacgcttggtatgcttttgccgaaaagcttttttgaaatctgacaggcagattaacaacaagctaagctgtggtTTTCTATATTGCACTTTTGATtgaatgaaaattaaatatttttagtaatttaatttgaatttggcgctctgcaatttagcggatgttgacaaaaatgattcccgctaacgggatgggtgcgtcaagaaTTTTAACAAAAAGCTTTTTCTCCAACAGCCGTTGAAGAACTTGGCGAAGGTGTTGCTGGTGAGCCTCAGGGTCCTTGGAAAAAAATCATGATGTCATCTAAATAGACAAAAACGAAACGTCCAATCACAACCCTCAGCACATCATTGACTAGGTTATGGAAAACAGCAGGGGCGTTAGTAAGACCAAAACGCATGACTAAATACTCAGTGACCCAGTTGTGTGTTGAATGCAGTCTTCCACTTTTCCCCCTCTCTTATGCGGAcaaggtggtaggcattccgGAGGTCAAGTTTGGTAAACACCGTGGCACCATGGAGGGTGGCAAAAGCAGAGCTGATGGGTGGCAAGGGGTACTTGTTCTtgtccatccttcttcttcccaAAGAACAACCCAGCACCCACCGAGGAGGAAGATGGCTTGATAAGTCCTGCAGCCAGAGAGGTTAAACAACCGGCTACTGGAGAGAGGAGCTCCAGGCTGGAGGTCAAGGGCGCAGTTGTACGGCCGATGCTTGCTGAACACAGAAGTTAGGTCATGATACTCGGGAGGAACTGATGACAGGTCCTGAGGTTCTGGAATGAACTGGGGCACAGACAAGGCAGGGGAAAGGGCAGAATATAAACAATTATAGTGACAAAATGAACTCCAAGTGGTTACCTTTCTGGCGAGTTGCTTGAGTAGCTTTAACCATGGATGGCCAAAAACCATGGGAGAGTAAGGACAGTCGATTATGTGGAAACTGATCTTTTCATGGTGATTTCCAGAGAGACGCAGGATGACAAGGATGGTTCTCTCCCAGACACGGGTGAGGAGCTATCCATTGAGAGCGTTGGCATCGAGGGGTGAATCGAGTGGATCCAGGCCCAACTGGGTAACAAAACCTTGGTCCAGGAAGCTCTCGTCGGCTCCCGAATCGATGAGAGCAGACAGGAAAAGCCTGGCTCTGCCACACAAGATTGCCTTCAAACAGGGGTctgggggaagatgggcaggcgATTTGTCTTAACAGTATATCTCCCACTAATGCCGAGCCCCCTCTTTTGCTGGATGCAGGGTTGGGTTCGGGATCTGGACGAGCCAGAGGATGGGATGCAGTCGGAGAAGGAGGACAAGGCACTGAAGCAGATGTTATGGGACATGCAACCGTACCTACCCTCTCCCTCTGATGCTCACGTAGACGGTTGTCGATGCAGATAGCGAGTTCATCAAGTCCGTCAGGCTCATCCGTGGACAACAACTCATCCATGAGGGTCTCAGTGAGCGCGTTCCAGAATGCTCCCTGAAGGGCCTCCTCATTCCAAGTGCTTTCAGCAACGAGGGTGCGGAACTCACTCGCCATCTCAGCAACACTATGGGGGCCTTAACGGAGGGACAGGAGTCTTTTAGCAGCATCCTTACCGCAGACCGATTGGTCGAATACTTTTTTCATCTCCTCTATGAATCTGGAGTAGGAGAAGCAGATGGGGGACTGTCTCTCCCACACCACCGTGTCCAAGGAAAGCTCTGCTCCACAGAGGCAGCTAATCAGAAAGGAAGTCTTGGCCCGTTGGCTAGAATAAGAGTAGGGCTGTTGCTAAAATACTAGTGAACGTAATACCAAAAAGGCTCTGCAGGCTCTGAGGTTGCCATCGTAACGCTCGGGAGTCAGAACAAACGGCTCTCGGAGCAGAGGAGAAGGACTTGGAACTGGTTGTGAGCTCTGGGCGAAGGGTCGGCCCTGTAGGTCAGACAGGCTCTGTGAAAACTCCTTGATGTGCTCCAGAAGGGTCTTCGGTGCTTGGTCATGTTGCTCGAGCAGGGCACCTTGGCCGGCGAGGAAT encodes:
- the LOC135525099 gene encoding probable vesicular acetylcholine transporter-B produces the protein MDTGGSSGLAKSAAVKLSEMGEKTKQFGNKMKAPDHQRRIILVIVCVALLLDNMLYMVIVPIIPDYLADLELEQAEHVHLVIHQNYSINTTMSSAQAKNNRDNLDVQIGVLFASKAILQLLVNPLSGTFIDRVGYDIPLLIGLTVMFFSTCIFAFAENYATLFFARSLQGLGSAFADTSGIAMIADKYTEESERTKALGIALAFISFGSLVAPPFGGILYEFAGKRVPFIVLAVVCLIDGILLLTVIKPFSNRTRDNMPVGTPIYKLMVDPYIAVVAGALTVCNIPLAFLEPTIANWMESTMHSTKWEMGLCWLPAFFPHVLGVYMTVKLAAKYPNLQWFYGALGMVIIGASSCTIPACKTFGQLIAPLCGICFGIALVDTALLPTLAFLVDVRHVSVYGSVYALADISYSVAYAMGPIVAGNIVHNYGFVQLNLGMGLVNVLYAPALLFLRNVCQMKPSYSERDNLLVDDDEPEGLFDTMKMEERRGKKKGYSSAGDCLPVVVDENGGFDPFRAQTHASVDEFSGPEYS